Proteins encoded within one genomic window of Eurosta solidaginis isolate ZX-2024a chromosome 1, ASM4086904v1, whole genome shotgun sequence:
- the LOC137252374 gene encoding uncharacterized protein → MKFPLTNDNYNLTWETLLGRYNNPRVLFTHCMQLFYSQPIVAKEDSTKLKHLIDTSGSCFSTLRNLKVDVDACDQVFVHFLISKLSMETHQFWEQELGNSKEIPTFKRFCDFIEVRYRTLESLELKSNNSDSKSAAQQRLSSPSQPTQRLKFRRDSRVNHISSSIDSKGISCILCKESHITRRCHKFLAMDCFARKTIVDTNRLCINCLSSTHLVSTCPSNRNCQQCGKRAHTLLHFPQTINNPSSFSHTAATSSTTPSHRRTISTNNIGSEIGPLLFNAIKFTSKTNVLLPTAVVKVTRHDSSTVLLRTLIEQGSTGALVSERAADTLKLEGWPTKTSIKLTNGQQTSGRYITQFTIKSRIAANFQLDVTASVVKNVTENLPVTTISYHDWPHLRDLKLADPEFYRSLPVDLLIGSDLFSDLIMEELRKGRSDEPIAHQTAFGWTISGKAISISTPYKYSSTTNCSHICLEDLDVLVKKFYALESIPTEEQHTPEEIWCQEYYCRTTIRQANGKYLVRLPLKTHFDSNLTLGKTRQNALNRFYLLERKFNNNIKVQDQYTATIKEYFDLNQITPVQTNEEQHLQLYNNQPSYSCCTLPHHAMMKEDSLTTKCRVVFDASARSSSGKSLNNILCSGPRLLNELPAVLLNWRLHVYVITADIEKMFRCIDTQEEDSE, encoded by the coding sequence ATGAAGTTTCCGTTGACAAATGATAACTACAACCTTACATGGGAAACTCTGCTGGGTCGTTACAACAATCCCCGAGTTTTGTTTACACATTGTATGCAACTGTTTTATTCCCAACCCATCGTGGCCAAGGAAGATTCGACTAAGTTAAAGCATTTAATCGACACGTCCGGGTCGTGTTTTAGTACACTACGCAATTTAAAGGTCGATGTCGATGCCTGCGATCAAGTCTTTGTACACTTTCTTATTAGTAAACTATCCATGGAAACCCatcaattttgggaacaggaattGGGGAATTCCAAAGAGATTCCAACATTCAAAAGGTTTTGCGATTTTATTGAGGTTCGCTATCGGACGCTCGAATCCCTTGAGCTAAAATCAAATAATAGTGATTCAAAATCGGCGGCGCAGCAAAGGTTGAGTTCACCTTCACAACCAACTCAAAGATTAAAATTTCGTCGTGATTCAAGGGTTAACCACATTTCTAGCTCTATTGATAGCAAAGGCATTAGTTGCATCTTGTGTAAAGAAAGTCATATAACTCGACGTTGTCACAAATTTCTAGCCATGGATTGTTTTGCACGCAAAACTATCGTTGACACCAACAGGCTTTGCATCAATTGCCTTAGTTCCACACACTTGGTTTCCACATGTCCAAGCAATCGGAACTGCCAACAATGTGGCAAACGAGCCcacacattattgcattttcctCAAACCATAAACAATCCATCATCTTTTTCACATACTGCAGCAACGTCGTCTACCACGCCATCACATAGGCGTACTATTAGTACCAATAATATTGGCTCCGAAATCGGTCCACTACTGTTCAACGCAATCAAGTTCACTTCTAAAACAAATGTACTTTTACCCACAGCAGTGGTTAAGGTTACCCGTCACGACAGCTCAACAGTTTTATTGCGCACGTTAATCGAGCAAGGCTCCACCGGAGCTCTAGTCAGTGAGCGAGCTGCAGACACCCTTAAATTGGAAGGCTGGCCCACCAAAACTAGCATAAAACTAACAAATGGTCAGCAAACATCTGGAAGATATATCACACAATTTACAATAAAATCACGAATTGCTGCAAACTTCCAGCTAGACGTCACAGCTTCAGTCGTTAAAAACGTTACGGAGAATTTACCAGTTACAACCATATCATATCATGATTGGCCTCACTTACGTGATCTCAAATTGGCAGACCCGGAATTTTATCGATCACTACCTGTTGATTTACTTATTGGTTCAGACCTTTTTTCGGATTTGATAATGGAAGAACTACGAAAGGGCCGCAGCGACGAGCCCATCGCCCATCAAACAGCATTTGGTTGGACTATATCGGGTAAGGCGATATCAATTTCAACCCCTTATAAATACAGCAGTACAACAAACTGTTCGCACATTTGCTTGGAAGATTTGGATGTGCTTGTGAAGAAGTTCTACGCACTTGAAAGTATTCCAACTGAAGAACAACATACTCCAGAAGAGATATGGTGTCAAGAATACTATTGCAGGACTACAATTCGTCAGGCAAACGGAAAATACTTGGTACGCTTACCATTGAAAACGCATTTTGACTCGAATTTGACGTTAGGCAAGACTCGGCAAAATGCACTTAATCGTTTTTATTTACTCGAGCGTAAGTTTAACAATAACATCAAGGTCCAAGACCAATACACTGCAACAATTAAagaatatttcgacctcaatcaaATAACGCCTGTTCAGACTAACGAAGAACAACATTTGCAACTTTACAACAATCAACCATCTTACTCGTGTTGTACATTGCCCCATCACGCCATGATGAAGGAAGATAGTTTGACAACAAAGTGTCGGGTTGTTTTTGATGCGTCAGCCAGGTCTTCTAGTGGGAAATCATTAAACAACATTCTGTGTAGTGGGCCTCGCCTTTTGAATGAACTACCAGCTGTTTTATTGAACTGGCGTCTGCATGTTTATGTAATTACGGCcgatattgaaaaaatgtttcgTTGTATAGATACGCAGGAAGAAGATTCTGAATAG